The following proteins are encoded in a genomic region of Candidatus Methylospira mobilis:
- the ccmD gene encoding heme exporter protein CcmD — protein sequence MTLEQFFDMGGYARYVWPSYGLALLVLGWNLLAALQKISQIKAQTRRHLARGPQR from the coding sequence ATGACATTGGAACAATTTTTCGATATGGGCGGCTACGCCCGCTACGTCTGGCCGAGCTACGGTCTGGCCTTGCTGGTGCTCGGCTGGAATCTGCTCGCCGCATTACAGAAAATCTCGCAAATAAAAGCGCAGACGCGCCGCCATCTTGCCCGTGGGCCGCAACGATGA
- a CDS encoding heme ABC transporter permease: MWRFFHKLASPPYFYSLSGKFIPWLGALAALMLLTGLYLGLVVAPPDYQQGQSYRIMFVHVPAAWMSLALYTFMAAVSAIHLIWNIKLADVMVRSSAALGASFTFIALATGSLWGKPMWGTWWVWDARLTSELILLFLYLGYIALVSSIEDRRVAARAGGLLLLVGVVNIPIIHYSVEWWNTLHQGPTVTRFDKPAIHLSMLTPLLVMMLAFKLFAATVILINARAEVLERERRSAWVKELEL, from the coding sequence ATGTGGCGTTTTTTTCATAAGCTGGCATCTCCCCCTTATTTTTATTCGTTGAGCGGAAAGTTTATTCCCTGGCTGGGCGCGCTCGCCGCGCTGATGCTGCTGACCGGGCTATATTTAGGCCTGGTGGTCGCGCCGCCCGATTATCAACAGGGCCAAAGCTACCGCATCATGTTCGTGCATGTGCCGGCGGCGTGGATGTCGCTGGCCCTTTATACCTTCATGGCGGCGGTCAGCGCGATCCACCTGATCTGGAACATCAAGCTCGCCGATGTGATGGTGCGCAGCTCGGCGGCTCTGGGCGCGTCGTTTACCTTCATCGCGCTGGCGACCGGTTCGCTGTGGGGTAAGCCGATGTGGGGAACCTGGTGGGTGTGGGACGCGCGGCTGACTTCCGAGCTGATACTGCTGTTTTTGTATCTGGGCTATATCGCGCTGGTATCGTCGATCGAAGACCGGCGCGTAGCTGCGCGCGCAGGCGGCCTGCTGCTGCTGGTCGGCGTGGTGAACATCCCGATCATCCATTATTCGGTGGAATGGTGGAACACCCTGCATCAGGGACCGACGGTGACGCGCTTCGATAAACCGGCGATACATCTCAGTATGCTGACGCCGTTGCTGGTGATGATGCTGGCTTTCAAGCTGTTTGCCGCCACGGTGATTTTGATCAATGCCCGCGCCGAAGTACTGGAGCGCGAGCGCCGCAGCGCGTGGGTGAAGGAGCTGGAGCTATGA
- the ccmE gene encoding cytochrome c maturation protein CcmE, whose protein sequence is MTPRRRRMLWIGLLLLGIGLAAFLGLRAFQKNLLYFYTPSQIVSGEAPHGYSFRVGGLVVKGSVKRGDGVKVAFDLTDGPATVGVSYEGILPDLFREGQGIIAIGQLDNNGVFVAGEVLAKHDENYMPPEVGEALKKNGRIEPNYKDYRK, encoded by the coding sequence ATGACGCCGCGCCGCCGCCGCATGCTGTGGATCGGGCTGCTGTTGCTGGGCATCGGTCTGGCGGCGTTTCTTGGATTGCGCGCGTTTCAGAAAAATCTGCTGTATTTCTATACGCCGAGCCAGATCGTTTCCGGCGAAGCGCCGCATGGCTATTCGTTCCGAGTCGGCGGCCTGGTTGTAAAAGGCAGCGTCAAGCGCGGCGACGGCGTCAAGGTCGCCTTCGATCTGACCGACGGTCCGGCAACGGTCGGCGTCAGCTACGAAGGCATACTGCCGGACTTGTTCCGCGAAGGTCAGGGCATCATCGCCATCGGGCAACTCGACAACAACGGCGTGTTTGTCGCCGGCGAAGTGCTGGCCAAGCACGATGAGAATTACATGCCTCCCGAAGTCGGCGAAGCGTTAAAAAAGAACGGGCGGATTGAACCGAACTACAAGGACTACCGCAAATGA
- a CDS encoding heme lyase CcmF/NrfE family subunit has protein sequence MIPELGQLALTLALLTALLQAALPLVGAHQRRKLWMAAARPAAQAQSFFLLIAMLALALCFINNDFSVEYVARGSNTALPLYYRIAAVWGAHEGSMLLWVFILGLWTLAVSVRSRSLNDAMLARVLGIMGLISVGMLTFILFTSNPFTRLVPAPVDGNDLNPLLQDFGMTIHPPMLYMGYVGLSVAFSFALAALLGGSLDAAWARWTRPWTLVAWVFLTLGITLGSWWAYYELGWGGWWFWDPVENASFMPWLVATALLHSLAMTEKRGAFKTWTVLLALFAFSLSLLGTFLVRSGVLTSVHAFASDPTRGLFILIFLLLVVGGSLGVYAWRAPAIRDHARYALFSRENLLLLNNIMLVTAAASILLGTLYPLMLDALGMGKISVGSPYFSSVFAPIMAPIFLLAGLSPLVGWRDASAVAVFQRLRWLLVACFIAGVGLTLLCFEPNDYATMAGLSTALWLSATCLFSFYNRVRVRKSLLEGLRAQSPSIYGMTLAHFAAAVFLVGTVLSSHYSVEKNVRLAIGEAVDLGGYTFKFQGVKEVEGPNYRALEGDFQVYHGASRAAELNPQKRVYTVQRKPMTEAAIDPGLFRDLYVALGEKLDERAWTVRVYYKPFIRWIWLGGVLMAIAGVLAASDRRYRLTAERTK, from the coding sequence ATGATACCTGAGCTGGGACAACTGGCGTTGACGCTGGCGCTATTGACGGCGCTGCTGCAGGCAGCGCTGCCGCTGGTCGGCGCGCATCAGAGGCGGAAGCTATGGATGGCGGCGGCGCGGCCTGCCGCGCAGGCGCAGAGCTTTTTCCTGCTGATCGCGATGCTCGCTCTGGCGCTATGCTTCATCAATAACGATTTTTCCGTGGAATACGTCGCGCGCGGCTCCAATACCGCATTGCCGCTGTATTACCGCATTGCCGCGGTCTGGGGCGCGCACGAAGGTTCGATGCTGCTCTGGGTGTTCATCCTCGGGCTGTGGACGCTGGCGGTCAGCGTGCGCAGCCGCAGTCTCAACGATGCGATGCTCGCGCGCGTGCTGGGCATCATGGGACTGATCAGCGTCGGCATGCTCACCTTTATCCTGTTTACCTCCAATCCGTTTACGCGCCTGGTTCCCGCGCCGGTGGACGGCAACGACCTGAATCCGCTGCTGCAGGATTTCGGCATGACCATACACCCGCCGATGCTTTACATGGGTTACGTCGGCCTGAGCGTCGCCTTCAGTTTTGCGCTGGCGGCCTTGCTCGGCGGCTCGCTAGACGCCGCCTGGGCGCGCTGGACACGCCCGTGGACATTGGTGGCCTGGGTATTCCTGACGCTGGGAATCACGCTGGGATCGTGGTGGGCTTATTACGAACTCGGTTGGGGCGGCTGGTGGTTCTGGGACCCTGTGGAAAATGCCTCATTCATGCCGTGGCTGGTAGCGACCGCGTTGCTGCATTCGCTGGCAATGACCGAGAAGCGCGGCGCGTTCAAGACCTGGACCGTGCTGTTGGCGCTGTTCGCGTTTTCGCTGAGCCTGCTCGGAACTTTCCTGGTGCGCTCGGGCGTGCTGACTTCGGTGCATGCGTTCGCCTCCGATCCGACTCGCGGTTTGTTTATCCTTATTTTCCTGCTGCTGGTTGTCGGCGGCTCGCTTGGGGTTTATGCGTGGCGCGCGCCGGCAATCCGCGATCATGCTCGTTATGCGCTGTTTTCGCGTGAAAACCTGCTGTTGCTGAACAATATTATGCTGGTGACGGCGGCGGCCAGCATCCTGCTCGGTACGCTGTATCCATTGATGCTGGATGCGCTTGGCATGGGCAAAATATCGGTCGGTTCGCCGTATTTTTCCAGCGTGTTTGCGCCGATCATGGCGCCGATATTTTTGCTGGCCGGGTTGTCGCCGCTGGTCGGCTGGCGCGATGCTTCCGCTGTTGCAGTTTTTCAGCGCTTGCGCTGGCTGTTGGTTGCTTGTTTCATAGCCGGTGTCGGTCTGACCCTGCTATGCTTCGAGCCGAATGATTACGCTACCATGGCGGGTTTATCGACTGCGCTATGGTTAAGCGCAACCTGTCTGTTTTCATTTTATAACCGCGTGCGCGTGCGCAAGTCGCTGCTGGAAGGCTTGCGCGCGCAAAGCCCGAGCATCTACGGTATGACGCTGGCGCATTTCGCCGCTGCGGTGTTTCTGGTCGGCACTGTACTGTCCAGTCATTACAGCGTCGAGAAGAATGTGCGTCTGGCGATAGGCGAAGCGGTCGATCTGGGCGGCTATACTTTCAAATTTCAGGGCGTTAAAGAAGTGGAAGGGCCGAATTACCGGGCGCTGGAAGGCGATTTTCAGGTTTACCATGGCGCATCGCGCGCCGCCGAACTGAACCCGCAAAAACGCGTTTATACGGTGCAGCGCAAACCAATGACCGAAGCCGCCATCGATCCCGGCCTGTTCCGCGATCTTTACGTCGCGCTCGGCGAAAAGCTGGATGAACGGGCTTGGACAGTGCGCGTTTACTACAAGCCGTTTATCCGCTGGATCTGGCTGGGCGGGGTATTGATGGCGATAGCAGGCGTTTTGGCTGCCAGCGACCGGCGTTATCGGTTGACGGCTGAGAGGACAAAGTAA